A single window of Macaca mulatta isolate MMU2019108-1 chromosome 9, T2T-MMU8v2.0, whole genome shotgun sequence DNA harbors:
- the GBF1 gene encoding Golgi-specific brefeldin A-resistance guanine nucleotide exchange factor 1 isoform X34, which produces MENMADAVTHARFVGTDPASDEVVLMKILQVLRTLLLTPVGAHLTNESVCEIMQSCFRICFEMRLSELLRKSAEHTLVDMVQLLFTRLPQFKEEPKNYVGTNMKKLKMRAGGMSDSSKWKKQKRSPRPPRHMTKVTPGSELPTPNGTTLSSNLTGGMPFIDVPTPISSASSEAASAVVSPSTDSGLEFSSQTTSKEDLTDLEQPGSPGYSTATEPGSSELGVPEQSDLQEGTHVEKSQSASVESIPEVLEECTSPADHSDSASVHDMDYVNPRGVRFTQSSQKEGTALVPYGLPCIRELFRFLISLTNPHDRHNSEVMIHMGLHLLTVALESAPVAQCQTLLGLIKDEMCRHLFQLLSIERLNLYAASLRVCFLLFESMREHLKFQMEMYIKKLMEIITVENPKMPYEMKEMALEAIVQLWRIPSFVTELYINYDCDYYCSNLFEDLTKLLSKNAFPVSGQLYTTHLLSLDALLTVIDSTEAHCQAKVLNSITQQEKKETARPSCEIVDGTREASNTERAASDGKAVGMASDIPGLHLPGGGRLPPEHGKPGCSDLEEAGDSGADKKFARKPPRFSCLLPDPRELIEIKNKKKLLITGTEQFNQKPKKGIQFLQEKGLLTIPMDNTEVAQWLRENPRLDKKMIGEFVSDRKNIDLLESFVSTFSFQGLRLDEALRLYLEAFRLPGEAPVIQRLLEAFTERWMNCNGSPFANSDACFSLAYAVIMLNTDQHNHNVRKQNAPMTLEEFRKNLKGVNGGKDFEQDILEDMYHAIKNEEIVMPEEQTGLVRENYVWNVLLHRGATPEGIFLRVPTASYDLDLFTMTWGPTIAALSYVFDKSLEETIIQKAISGFRKCAMISAHYGLSDVFDNLIISLCKFTALSSESIENLPSVFGSNPKAHIAAKTVFHLAHRHGDILREGWKNIMEAMLQLFRAQLLPKAMVEVEDFVDPNGKISLQREETPSNRGESTVLSFVSWLTLSGPEQSSVRGPSTENQEAKRVALECIKQCDPEKMITESKFLQLESLQELMKALVSVTPDEETYDEEDAAFCLEMLLRIVLENRDRVGCVWQTVRDHLYHLCVQAQDFCFLVERAVVGLLRLAIRLLRREEISGQVLLSLRILLLMKPSVLSRVSHQVAYGLHELLKTNAANIHSGDDWATLFTLLECIGSGVKPPATLQATARADAPDAGAQSDSELPSYHQNDVSLDRGYTSDSEVYTDHARPGKIHRSATDADVVNSGWLVVGKDDIDNSKPGPSRPGPSPLINQYSLTVGLDLGPHDTKSLLKCVESLSFIVRDAAHITPDNFELCVKTLRIFVEASLNGGCKCQEKRGKSHKYDSKGNRFKKKSKEGSMLRRPRTSSQHASRGGQSDDDEDEGVPASYHTVSLQLLDLMHTLHTRAASIYSSWAEEQRHLEADGQKIEADSRTLWAHCWCPLLQGIACLCCDARRQVRMQALTYLQRALLVHDLQKLDALEWESCFNKVLFPLLTKLLENISPADVGGMEETRMRASTLLSKVFLQHLSPLLSLSTFAALWLTILDFMDKYMHAGSSDLLSEAIPESLKNMLLVMDTAEIFHSADARGGGPSALWEITWERIDCFLPHLRDELFKQTVIQDPMPMEPHGPKPLASAHLTSAAGDTRTPGHPPPPEIPSELGACDFEKPEGPRAASSSSPGSPVASSPSRLSPTPDGPPPLAQPPLILQPLASPLQVGVPPMTLPIILNPALIEATSPVPLLATPRPTDPIPTSEVN; this is translated from the exons ATGGAGAACATGGCAGATGCTGTCACCCATGCTCGTTTTGTGGGCACAGATCCTGCTAGTGATGAAGTTGTCCTGATGAAAATCCTTCAG GTTCTACGGACTCTGCTGCTAACCCCAGTGGGTGCCCACCTAACCAATGAATCTGTGTGTGAGATTATGCAGTCTTGCTTCCGGATCTGCTTTGAAATGAGGCTCAGTG AGTTATTGAGAAAATCCGCAGAGCACACTCTCGTAGACATGGTGCAGCTGCTCTTCACAAG GTTACCTCAGTTTAAAGAAGAACCCAAGAACTATGTGGGGACCAACATGAAGAAG CTGAAAATGAGAGCAGGAGGCATGAGTGATTCATCCAAGTGGAAGAAACAGAAGAGATCCCCTCGGCCCCCACGCCATATGACCAAAGTCACACCAGGTTCAGAGCTGCCCACTCCCAATGGAACCACCTTATCATCTAACCTCACTG GCGGCATGCCCTTCATTGATGTGCCCACTCCCATCTCCTCTGCAAGTTCAGAAGCTGCCTCAGCAGTGGTCAGTCCCTCTACAGACAGTGGCCTGGAATTCTCCTCCCAAACCACTTCCAAGGAAGACCTTACTGATCTAGAGCAACCTGGCTCCCCAGGGTACAGCACAGCTACAGAGCCTGGGAGCAGTGAGCTAGGTGTTCCCGAGCAATCTGACCTCCAG GAAGGGACCCATGTGGAAAAGTCCCAGTCAGCATCTGTGGAGTCCATCCCTGAAGTGTTAGAGGAGTGCACATCCCCTGCTGACCACTCTGACTCTGCCTCTGTCCATGACATGGATTACGTCAATCCCCGGGGCGTGCGCTTTACACAGTCCTCCCAGAAAGAAG GCACAGCTTTGGTCCCCTATGGTCTTCCCTGCATCCGCGAGCTCTTCCGATTCCTCATCTCCCTCACCAATCCACACGACCGCCATAACTCAGAGGTTATGATTCACATGGGACTGCATTTGCTGACAGTGGCCCTTGAGTCAGCCCCTGTAGCCCAGTGCCAGACCCTCCTGGGCCTCATCAAGGATGAGATGTGCCGTCATTTATTCCAG CTACTCAGCATAGAGCGACTGAACCTTTATGCTGCTTCCCTGCGAGTATGCTTCCTACTGTTTGAGAGCATGCGGGAACACCTCAAGTTCCAAATGGAG atgtacatcaaaaagcttatggaGATCATCACTGTGGAGAACCCCAAGATGCCTTACGAGATGAAGGAGATGGCACTGGAGGCCATTGTGCAGCTCTGGCGCATCCCCAGCTTTGTCACAGAGCTCTACATCAACTATGATTGTGACTACTACTGTTCCAACCTCTTTGAGGACCTCACAAAGCTGCTGTCCAAG AATGCCTTCCCTGTGTCTGGTCAACTCTATACAACACACCTACTATCTCTTGATGCCCTATTGACAGTGATTGACAGCACCGAGGCCCACTGCCAGGCCAAAGTCCTCAACAGCATCACCCAGCAAGAGAAGAAGGAGACAGCCAGACCAAGCTGTGAGATAGTAGATGGCACCCGAGAAGCTAGCAATA CTGAGAGAGCAGCCAGCGATGGGAAAGCTGTAGGCATGGCCTCAGACATCCCAGGCCTGCATCTGCCAGGTGGAGGGCGGCTGCCACCAGAACATGGGAAACCAGGATGCAGTGATCTGGAGGAAGCTGGTGACTCTGGGG CTGACAAAAAGTTTGCCCGGAAGCCACCTCGATTTTCCTGTCTCCTGCCAGATCCACGGGAactaattgaaattaaaaacaaaaagaag CTGCTAATCACTGGCACAGAGCAGTTCAATCAGAAACCAAAGAAGGGGATTCAGTTTCTGCAAGAAAAAGGCCTCCTCACCATCCCAATGGACAACACAGAGGTTGCTCAGTGGCTCCGAGAGAACCCTCGGTTGGACAAGAAAATGATTGGAGAGTTTGTGAGTGACCGCAAAAACATCGACCTGTTGGAGAGCTTTGTGAG TACCTTCAGTTTTCAGGGTCTGCGACTGGACGAAGCTCTCCGCCTCTACCTGGAAGCCTTCCGTTTGCCTGGGGAAGCACCAGTCATCCAGAGGTTGCTGGAGGCATTCACGGAGCGTTGGATG AATTGTAATGGCTCCCCATTTGCCAATAGCGATGCCTGCTTTTCCCTGGCCTATGCTGTCATCATGCTTAATACTGACCAGCACAACCACAATGTTCGTAAACAGAATGCACCCATGACCCTGGAG GAGTTTCGCAAAAATCTAAAAGGTGTGAATGGAGGCAAGGACTTTGAGCAAGACATCCTGGAGGACATGTACCATGCCATCAA GAATGAGGAAATTGTAATGCCTGAGGAGCAGACGGGCTTGGTTCGGGAGAACTATGTGTGGAATGTGCTGCTTCATCGAGGTGCCACCCCTGAGGGCATATTCCTGCGTGTGCCTACTGCCAGCTATGATCTTGACCTCTTCACCATGACCTGGGGCCCCACTATTGCTGCTCTCTCTTATGTCTTTGACAAAAGCCTTGAGGAGACAATCATCCAGAAAGCCATCTCAGGCTTCAG GAAGTGCGCCATGATCTCCGCCCACTATGGCCTCAGCGATGTGTTTGACAATCTCATCATCTCTCTATGCAAATTCACAGCTCTCAGCAGTGAG TCTATTGAGAATCTGCCCAGTGTATTTGGAAGCAACCCTAAAGCCCATATTGCAGCCAAGACAGTATTCCATTTGGCCCATCGTCATGGTGACATCCTGCGGGAGGGCTGGAAGAATATCATGGAGGCCATGCTGCAGCTCTTCCGAGCCCAACTACTGCCCAAGGCTATGGTAGAG GTAGAAGATTTTGTGGATCCCAATGGCAAGATCTCTCTACAGCGGGAAGAGACACCATCAAACCG AGGAGAGTCAACAGTGCTGAGCTTTGTGAGCTGGCTAACACTGAGTGGGCCTGAGCAGTCTAGTGTGCGGGGCCCATCCACTGAAAACCAAGAGGCCAAGAGAGTGGCCTTAGAGTGTATAAAG CAATGTGACCCAGAAAAAATGATCACAGAAAGCAAGTTCCTCCAGCTGGAGTCACTACAGGAGCTCATGAAG GCTCTGGTCTCAGTGACACCAGATGAAGAGACATATGATGAGGAAGATGCTGCTTTCTGCCTAGAGATGCTACTAAGGATTGTGTTGGAGAACAG GGATCGTGTGGGCTGTGTGTGGCAGACTGTTCGAGACCATCTATACCACCTCTGTGTTCAGGCACAAGATTTCTGCTTCCTTGTGGAGCGGGCAGTGGTGGGGTTGCTACGCCTGGCCATTCGGCTGCTCCGGAGAGAAGAGATCAGTGGTCAG GTACTGCTCTCCCTGCGCATTTTGCTACTGATGAAGCCCAGTGTGCTATCCCGAGTCAGCCACCAGGTTGCGTATGGGCTCCATGAACTCCTGAAGACCAATGCAGCCAACATTCACTCAGGTGATGACTGGGCCACACTCTTCACGCTGCTGGAGTGCATCGGCTCAGGTGTGAAGCctccagctactctgcaggccaCAGCCAGGGCAGATGCACCTGATGCTG GGGCCCAGTCAGACAGTGAGCTCCCATCCTACCATCAAAATGATGTGAGCCTGGATCGAGGGTACACTTCTGACTCAGAGGTCTACACTGACCATGCCAGGCCGGGCAAGATACACCGATCAGCCACAGATGCCGATGTGGTCAACAGTGGTTGGTTAGTG GTCGGGAAGGATGACATTGATAACTCCAAGCCAGGGCCCAGCCGCCCAGGCCCTTCACCCCTGATCAATCAATACAGCCTAACAGTGGGACTGGATTTGGGGCCACACGACACTAAGTCTCTGCTTAAGTGTGTGGAATCGCTGTCCTTCATTGTCCGTGATGCTGCCCACATCACACCTGACAACTTTGAGCTCTGTGTCAAGACTCTCCGGATCTTTGTGGAGGCCAGTCTGAATGGCG GATGCAAGTGCCAGGAGAAACGTGGCAAGAGTCACAAATATGACAGCAAAGGGAACCGCTTCAAGAAGAAATCCAAAGAGGGATCAATGCTTCGTCGGCCTCGAACCTCCAGCCAACATGCCTCTCGGGGTGGGCAGagtgatgatgatgaggatgaaggcGTGCCTGCCAGCTACCATACGGTGTCTTTACAG TTGCTAGACCTGATGCACACCCTGCACACGCGGGCAGCCTCTATCTACAGCTCATGGGCGGAGGAGCAACGCCACCTGGAGGCAGATGGCCAGAAGATCGAAGCTGATTCTCGCACCCTCTGGGCCCACTGCTGGTGCCCTTTACTGCAGG GTATTGCCTGCCTGTGCTGCGATGCCCGGCGCCAGGTACGGATGCAGGCATTGACCTATCTGCAGCGAGCACTACTTGTACATGATCTGCAAAAGCTAGATGCCCTGGAATGGGAGTCCTGTTTTAACAAG GTGCTGTTTCCTCTACTTACCAAGCTCTTGGAGAACATCAGCCCTGCAGATGTGGGCGGGATGGAGGAGACCCGGATGAGGGCTTCCACACTGCTCTCTAAG GTCTTCCTGCAGCACCTGTCTCCACTGCTGTCGCTCTCTACCTTTGCGGCCCTCTGGCTCACCATCTTGGACTTCATGGACAAGTACATGCACGCAGGCTCCAGCGACTTACTG TCAGAGGCGATCCCTGAGTCTCTGAAGAACATGCTTCTGGTGATGGACACAGCGGAGATTTTCCACAGTGCAGATGCACGGGGAGGTGGCCCCTCAGCCCTCTGGGAGATCACCTGGGAGCGCATTGACTGTTTTCTGCCTCACCTACGAGATGAACTCTTCAAGCAGACCGTCATCCAGG accccatgcccatggagcctcatGGCCCAAAGCCTCTCGCCTCAGCCCACCTGACTTCTGCTGCTGGTGATACCAGGACACCTGGACATCCACCTCCCCCAGAGATTCCATCTGAGCTGGGGGCCTGTG
- the GBF1 gene encoding Golgi-specific brefeldin A-resistance guanine nucleotide exchange factor 1 isoform X32, whose amino-acid sequence MENMADAVTHARFVGTDPASDEVVLMKILQVLRTLLLTPVGAHLTNESVCEIMQSCFRICFEMRLSELLRKSAEHTLVDMVQLLFTRLPQFKEEPKNYVGTNMKKLKMRAGGMSDSSKWKKQKRSPRPPRHMTKVTPGSELPTPNGTTLSSNLTGGMPFIDVPTPISSASSEAASAVVSPSTDSGLEFSSQTTSKEDLTDLEQPGSPGYSTATEPGSSELGVPEQSDLQEGTHVEKSQSASVESIPEVLEECTSPADHSDSASVHDMDYVNPRGVRFTQSSQKEGTALVPYGLPCIRELFRFLISLTNPHDRHNSEVMIHMGLHLLTVALESAPVAQCQTLLGLIKDEMCRHLFQLLSIERLNLYAASLRVCFLLFESMREHLKFQMEMYIKKLMEIITVENPKMPYEMKEMALEAIVQLWRIPSFVTELYINYDCDYYCSNLFEDLTKLLSKNAFPVSGQLYTTHLLSLDALLTVIDSTEAHCQAKVLNSITQQEKKETARPSCEIVDGTREASNTERAASDGKAVGMASDIPGLHLPGGGRLPPEHGKPGCSDLEEAGDSGADKKFARKPPRFSCLLPDPRELIEIKNKKKLLITGTEQFNQKPKKGIQFLQEKGLLTIPMDNTEVAQWLRENPRLDKKMIGEFVSDRKNIDLLESFVSTFSFQGLRLDEALRLYLEAFRLPGEAPVIQRLLEAFTERWMNCNGSPFANSDACFSLAYAVIMLNTDQHNHNVRKQNAPMTLEEFRKNLKGVNGGKDFEQDILEDMYHAIKNEEIVMPEEQTGLVRENYVWNVLLHRGATPEGIFLRVPTASYDLDLFTMTWGPTIAALSYVFDKSLEETIIQKAISGFRKCAMISAHYGLSDVFDNLIISLCKFTALSSESIENLPSVFGSNPKAHIAAKTVFHLAHRHGDILREGWKNIMEAMLQLFRAQLLPKAMVEVEDFVDPNGKISLQREETPSNRGESTVLSFVSWLTLSGPEQSSVRGPSTENQEAKRVALECIKQCDPEKMITESKFLQLESLQELMKALVSVTPDEETYDEEDAAFCLEMLLRIVLENRDRVGCVWQTVRDHLYHLCVQAQDFCFLVERAVVGLLRLAIRLLRREEISGQVLLSLRILLLMKPSVLSRVSHQVAYGLHELLKTNAANIHSGDDWATLFTLLECIGSGVKPPATLQATARADAPDAGAQSDSELPSYHQNDVSLDRGYTSDSEVYTDHARPGKIHRSATDADVVNSGWLVVGKDDIDNSKPGPSRPGPSPLINQYSLTVGLDLGPHDTKSLLKCVESLSFIVRDAAHITPDNFELCVKTLRIFVEASLNGGCKCQEKRGKSHKYDSKGNRFKKKSKEGSMLRRPRTSSQHASRGGQSDDDEDEGVPASYHTVSLQVSQDLLDLMHTLHTRAASIYSSWAEEQRHLEADGQKIEADSRTLWAHCWCPLLQGIACLCCDARRQVRMQALTYLQRALLVHDLQKLDALEWESCFNKVLFPLLTKLLENISPADVGGMEETRMRASTLLSKVFLQHLSPLLSLSTFAALWLTILDFMDKYMHAGSSDLLSEAIPESLKNMLLVMDTAEIFHSADARGGGPSALWEITWERIDCFLPHLRDELFKQTVIQDPMPMEPHGPKPLASAHLTSAAGDTRTPGHPPPPEIPSELGACDFEKPEGPRAASSSSPGSPVASSPSRLSPTPDGPPPLAQPPLILQPLASPLQVGVPPMTLPIILNPALIEATSPVPLLATPRPTDPIPTSEVN is encoded by the exons ATGGAGAACATGGCAGATGCTGTCACCCATGCTCGTTTTGTGGGCACAGATCCTGCTAGTGATGAAGTTGTCCTGATGAAAATCCTTCAG GTTCTACGGACTCTGCTGCTAACCCCAGTGGGTGCCCACCTAACCAATGAATCTGTGTGTGAGATTATGCAGTCTTGCTTCCGGATCTGCTTTGAAATGAGGCTCAGTG AGTTATTGAGAAAATCCGCAGAGCACACTCTCGTAGACATGGTGCAGCTGCTCTTCACAAG GTTACCTCAGTTTAAAGAAGAACCCAAGAACTATGTGGGGACCAACATGAAGAAG CTGAAAATGAGAGCAGGAGGCATGAGTGATTCATCCAAGTGGAAGAAACAGAAGAGATCCCCTCGGCCCCCACGCCATATGACCAAAGTCACACCAGGTTCAGAGCTGCCCACTCCCAATGGAACCACCTTATCATCTAACCTCACTG GCGGCATGCCCTTCATTGATGTGCCCACTCCCATCTCCTCTGCAAGTTCAGAAGCTGCCTCAGCAGTGGTCAGTCCCTCTACAGACAGTGGCCTGGAATTCTCCTCCCAAACCACTTCCAAGGAAGACCTTACTGATCTAGAGCAACCTGGCTCCCCAGGGTACAGCACAGCTACAGAGCCTGGGAGCAGTGAGCTAGGTGTTCCCGAGCAATCTGACCTCCAG GAAGGGACCCATGTGGAAAAGTCCCAGTCAGCATCTGTGGAGTCCATCCCTGAAGTGTTAGAGGAGTGCACATCCCCTGCTGACCACTCTGACTCTGCCTCTGTCCATGACATGGATTACGTCAATCCCCGGGGCGTGCGCTTTACACAGTCCTCCCAGAAAGAAG GCACAGCTTTGGTCCCCTATGGTCTTCCCTGCATCCGCGAGCTCTTCCGATTCCTCATCTCCCTCACCAATCCACACGACCGCCATAACTCAGAGGTTATGATTCACATGGGACTGCATTTGCTGACAGTGGCCCTTGAGTCAGCCCCTGTAGCCCAGTGCCAGACCCTCCTGGGCCTCATCAAGGATGAGATGTGCCGTCATTTATTCCAG CTACTCAGCATAGAGCGACTGAACCTTTATGCTGCTTCCCTGCGAGTATGCTTCCTACTGTTTGAGAGCATGCGGGAACACCTCAAGTTCCAAATGGAG atgtacatcaaaaagcttatggaGATCATCACTGTGGAGAACCCCAAGATGCCTTACGAGATGAAGGAGATGGCACTGGAGGCCATTGTGCAGCTCTGGCGCATCCCCAGCTTTGTCACAGAGCTCTACATCAACTATGATTGTGACTACTACTGTTCCAACCTCTTTGAGGACCTCACAAAGCTGCTGTCCAAG AATGCCTTCCCTGTGTCTGGTCAACTCTATACAACACACCTACTATCTCTTGATGCCCTATTGACAGTGATTGACAGCACCGAGGCCCACTGCCAGGCCAAAGTCCTCAACAGCATCACCCAGCAAGAGAAGAAGGAGACAGCCAGACCAAGCTGTGAGATAGTAGATGGCACCCGAGAAGCTAGCAATA CTGAGAGAGCAGCCAGCGATGGGAAAGCTGTAGGCATGGCCTCAGACATCCCAGGCCTGCATCTGCCAGGTGGAGGGCGGCTGCCACCAGAACATGGGAAACCAGGATGCAGTGATCTGGAGGAAGCTGGTGACTCTGGGG CTGACAAAAAGTTTGCCCGGAAGCCACCTCGATTTTCCTGTCTCCTGCCAGATCCACGGGAactaattgaaattaaaaacaaaaagaag CTGCTAATCACTGGCACAGAGCAGTTCAATCAGAAACCAAAGAAGGGGATTCAGTTTCTGCAAGAAAAAGGCCTCCTCACCATCCCAATGGACAACACAGAGGTTGCTCAGTGGCTCCGAGAGAACCCTCGGTTGGACAAGAAAATGATTGGAGAGTTTGTGAGTGACCGCAAAAACATCGACCTGTTGGAGAGCTTTGTGAG TACCTTCAGTTTTCAGGGTCTGCGACTGGACGAAGCTCTCCGCCTCTACCTGGAAGCCTTCCGTTTGCCTGGGGAAGCACCAGTCATCCAGAGGTTGCTGGAGGCATTCACGGAGCGTTGGATG AATTGTAATGGCTCCCCATTTGCCAATAGCGATGCCTGCTTTTCCCTGGCCTATGCTGTCATCATGCTTAATACTGACCAGCACAACCACAATGTTCGTAAACAGAATGCACCCATGACCCTGGAG GAGTTTCGCAAAAATCTAAAAGGTGTGAATGGAGGCAAGGACTTTGAGCAAGACATCCTGGAGGACATGTACCATGCCATCAA GAATGAGGAAATTGTAATGCCTGAGGAGCAGACGGGCTTGGTTCGGGAGAACTATGTGTGGAATGTGCTGCTTCATCGAGGTGCCACCCCTGAGGGCATATTCCTGCGTGTGCCTACTGCCAGCTATGATCTTGACCTCTTCACCATGACCTGGGGCCCCACTATTGCTGCTCTCTCTTATGTCTTTGACAAAAGCCTTGAGGAGACAATCATCCAGAAAGCCATCTCAGGCTTCAG GAAGTGCGCCATGATCTCCGCCCACTATGGCCTCAGCGATGTGTTTGACAATCTCATCATCTCTCTATGCAAATTCACAGCTCTCAGCAGTGAG TCTATTGAGAATCTGCCCAGTGTATTTGGAAGCAACCCTAAAGCCCATATTGCAGCCAAGACAGTATTCCATTTGGCCCATCGTCATGGTGACATCCTGCGGGAGGGCTGGAAGAATATCATGGAGGCCATGCTGCAGCTCTTCCGAGCCCAACTACTGCCCAAGGCTATGGTAGAG GTAGAAGATTTTGTGGATCCCAATGGCAAGATCTCTCTACAGCGGGAAGAGACACCATCAAACCG AGGAGAGTCAACAGTGCTGAGCTTTGTGAGCTGGCTAACACTGAGTGGGCCTGAGCAGTCTAGTGTGCGGGGCCCATCCACTGAAAACCAAGAGGCCAAGAGAGTGGCCTTAGAGTGTATAAAG CAATGTGACCCAGAAAAAATGATCACAGAAAGCAAGTTCCTCCAGCTGGAGTCACTACAGGAGCTCATGAAG GCTCTGGTCTCAGTGACACCAGATGAAGAGACATATGATGAGGAAGATGCTGCTTTCTGCCTAGAGATGCTACTAAGGATTGTGTTGGAGAACAG GGATCGTGTGGGCTGTGTGTGGCAGACTGTTCGAGACCATCTATACCACCTCTGTGTTCAGGCACAAGATTTCTGCTTCCTTGTGGAGCGGGCAGTGGTGGGGTTGCTACGCCTGGCCATTCGGCTGCTCCGGAGAGAAGAGATCAGTGGTCAG GTACTGCTCTCCCTGCGCATTTTGCTACTGATGAAGCCCAGTGTGCTATCCCGAGTCAGCCACCAGGTTGCGTATGGGCTCCATGAACTCCTGAAGACCAATGCAGCCAACATTCACTCAGGTGATGACTGGGCCACACTCTTCACGCTGCTGGAGTGCATCGGCTCAGGTGTGAAGCctccagctactctgcaggccaCAGCCAGGGCAGATGCACCTGATGCTG GGGCCCAGTCAGACAGTGAGCTCCCATCCTACCATCAAAATGATGTGAGCCTGGATCGAGGGTACACTTCTGACTCAGAGGTCTACACTGACCATGCCAGGCCGGGCAAGATACACCGATCAGCCACAGATGCCGATGTGGTCAACAGTGGTTGGTTAGTG GTCGGGAAGGATGACATTGATAACTCCAAGCCAGGGCCCAGCCGCCCAGGCCCTTCACCCCTGATCAATCAATACAGCCTAACAGTGGGACTGGATTTGGGGCCACACGACACTAAGTCTCTGCTTAAGTGTGTGGAATCGCTGTCCTTCATTGTCCGTGATGCTGCCCACATCACACCTGACAACTTTGAGCTCTGTGTCAAGACTCTCCGGATCTTTGTGGAGGCCAGTCTGAATGGCG GATGCAAGTGCCAGGAGAAACGTGGCAAGAGTCACAAATATGACAGCAAAGGGAACCGCTTCAAGAAGAAATCCAAAGAGGGATCAATGCTTCGTCGGCCTCGAACCTCCAGCCAACATGCCTCTCGGGGTGGGCAGagtgatgatgatgaggatgaaggcGTGCCTGCCAGCTACCATACGGTGTCTTTACAGGTCAGTCAGGAC TTGCTAGACCTGATGCACACCCTGCACACGCGGGCAGCCTCTATCTACAGCTCATGGGCGGAGGAGCAACGCCACCTGGAGGCAGATGGCCAGAAGATCGAAGCTGATTCTCGCACCCTCTGGGCCCACTGCTGGTGCCCTTTACTGCAGG GTATTGCCTGCCTGTGCTGCGATGCCCGGCGCCAGGTACGGATGCAGGCATTGACCTATCTGCAGCGAGCACTACTTGTACATGATCTGCAAAAGCTAGATGCCCTGGAATGGGAGTCCTGTTTTAACAAG GTGCTGTTTCCTCTACTTACCAAGCTCTTGGAGAACATCAGCCCTGCAGATGTGGGCGGGATGGAGGAGACCCGGATGAGGGCTTCCACACTGCTCTCTAAG GTCTTCCTGCAGCACCTGTCTCCACTGCTGTCGCTCTCTACCTTTGCGGCCCTCTGGCTCACCATCTTGGACTTCATGGACAAGTACATGCACGCAGGCTCCAGCGACTTACTG TCAGAGGCGATCCCTGAGTCTCTGAAGAACATGCTTCTGGTGATGGACACAGCGGAGATTTTCCACAGTGCAGATGCACGGGGAGGTGGCCCCTCAGCCCTCTGGGAGATCACCTGGGAGCGCATTGACTGTTTTCTGCCTCACCTACGAGATGAACTCTTCAAGCAGACCGTCATCCAGG accccatgcccatggagcctcatGGCCCAAAGCCTCTCGCCTCAGCCCACCTGACTTCTGCTGCTGGTGATACCAGGACACCTGGACATCCACCTCCCCCAGAGATTCCATCTGAGCTGGGGGCCTGTG